From a region of the Salinispira pacifica genome:
- the lnt gene encoding apolipoprotein N-acyltransferase, protein MRKHLYSWAALYVLIGVMSFVLFLFEKGIPYSFQQSDIVPIFMAVLHVAAGFVFFIQAQPKNQVEHAWKMADDLSKQTGHGRHRPYPDDQMFLPEGIFALTLIIFLFNYIFALAANMDYVQRFIETGGQLDLALDSRSQRVRVMFRYGLYLLAYPAAVWMRLLTSVKGQRRKNLQSFFRLLLVIASAVVYSFSFPSFLHHDGLGFLAWGALIPLFIILRRSYFPRFMFYGVFWMILTVLLKNYWLGTFSLVSLQVATLILGLYGILFFLVLWGIELILRYFEKIFPERYILHVLMFALLYSAAWTVFDWVQTQGFTAYPWTLMPHSQWKNLLLIQYSAVTGMWGISQILYLANAVIASLYVFPGAYKPARRLIFSLAAVYIAVIHLLGAIALLQAGPKQAEEVARVILDGNENMVQVIPDERTPGDPAEVEEGSVRIALVQQNSDPRKHDYEEVFRTLTRLTDGILNAVPEVDLVAWSETAFVPNISRWGAEDQDPDRRLVRLVRQMLEYQRSMETWLLTGNDDYTVVLDDDGRELERLNYNAAVLFDNEGRRRETYHKMKLVPFTEHFPYERQFPRLYQFLLDYDVNFWEPGTEPTVFEHPKLSFSTPICFEDAFPLEVRSFVREGAGMILNISNDYWSLTEVAAKQHFAAALFRATEHRKYLLRSTSSGVTTAVDPMGRIIFELPGYTAAASAVDIPVETPGGPTFYTLAGDWYIWLIFLGIAVLLASILISMGVSIFRFGNDY, encoded by the coding sequence ATGAGAAAACATCTATACTCCTGGGCGGCCCTGTATGTGCTCATAGGCGTCATGTCTTTTGTGCTTTTTCTCTTTGAGAAAGGGATTCCGTACAGTTTTCAGCAATCGGACATAGTCCCGATTTTTATGGCCGTCCTGCATGTGGCGGCAGGATTTGTATTTTTCATTCAGGCCCAGCCTAAGAATCAGGTGGAGCATGCCTGGAAAATGGCTGATGATCTGAGTAAACAGACAGGACACGGAAGACATAGGCCCTACCCGGACGATCAGATGTTCCTGCCCGAAGGTATTTTCGCCCTCACCCTGATAATATTTCTGTTCAACTATATTTTTGCTCTTGCGGCGAACATGGACTATGTTCAGCGCTTTATTGAAACCGGCGGACAGCTGGACCTGGCCCTGGACAGCAGGAGCCAGCGGGTGCGGGTAATGTTCAGATACGGATTATACCTTCTTGCATACCCGGCGGCGGTTTGGATGCGGCTGCTCACCTCGGTGAAAGGTCAGCGCCGGAAAAATCTTCAAAGCTTTTTCCGGCTGCTCTTGGTGATCGCATCCGCAGTTGTCTACAGTTTCAGCTTCCCGTCATTTCTTCATCATGACGGACTGGGATTCCTTGCCTGGGGTGCCCTCATCCCACTCTTCATCATTCTCAGAAGAAGCTATTTTCCCCGCTTCATGTTCTACGGTGTTTTCTGGATGATCCTTACCGTGCTTCTGAAGAATTACTGGCTGGGAACATTCAGTCTGGTGAGTCTACAGGTGGCAACCCTGATTCTCGGGCTGTATGGAATTCTGTTTTTCCTGGTTCTCTGGGGCATCGAACTGATACTCAGATATTTTGAGAAGATATTCCCAGAGCGTTATATCCTCCACGTGCTGATGTTTGCACTTCTGTACAGTGCCGCCTGGACGGTGTTCGACTGGGTTCAGACCCAGGGATTTACCGCATATCCCTGGACTCTCATGCCTCACAGCCAGTGGAAAAACCTTCTTCTCATACAGTACTCTGCCGTAACCGGAATGTGGGGAATCTCCCAAATTCTTTATCTGGCAAACGCAGTTATCGCCTCTCTGTATGTGTTTCCCGGAGCCTATAAACCTGCAAGAAGACTGATTTTTTCTCTGGCTGCCGTGTATATCGCAGTAATACATCTTCTGGGTGCCATCGCACTTCTCCAGGCAGGACCGAAACAGGCGGAGGAAGTAGCCCGGGTTATCCTGGATGGCAATGAAAACATGGTTCAGGTGATACCGGATGAACGAACGCCAGGAGATCCCGCTGAAGTTGAAGAAGGCAGCGTGCGCATTGCCCTTGTGCAGCAAAACTCCGACCCCCGAAAACACGACTATGAAGAAGTTTTCCGCACCCTTACCCGGCTCACTGACGGCATTCTCAATGCAGTCCCGGAAGTGGATCTTGTTGCATGGAGTGAAACTGCGTTTGTACCGAATATTTCCCGCTGGGGTGCCGAGGATCAGGATCCTGACCGACGACTGGTTCGTCTGGTACGGCAAATGCTGGAATATCAGCGGAGCATGGAGACATGGCTGCTTACCGGTAATGATGATTATACCGTTGTGCTTGATGACGACGGCCGTGAACTTGAACGCCTGAATTATAATGCGGCGGTGCTTTTCGATAATGAAGGCCGCCGTCGGGAAACCTACCATAAGATGAAACTGGTGCCCTTTACCGAGCATTTTCCCTACGAGAGGCAGTTTCCCCGGCTGTATCAGTTTCTGCTGGACTACGATGTGAATTTCTGGGAGCCGGGAACAGAGCCTACCGTGTTTGAGCACCCCAAGCTGAGCTTTTCCACCCCCATCTGTTTTGAGGATGCCTTTCCCCTGGAAGTGCGGAGCTTTGTCCGTGAAGGGGCCGGAATGATTCTGAATATCAGCAACGATTACTGGAGCCTTACCGAGGTTGCAGCGAAACAGCATTTTGCCGCCGCCCTGTTCCGGGCCACAGAGCACCGGAAATATCTCCTTCGCAGCACCTCCAGCGGCGTGACCACGGCGGTGGATCCCATGGGAAGAATCATCTTTGAGCTGCCCGGGTACACCGCCGCAGCAAGTGCCGTGGATATTCCTGTGGAGACCCCCGGAGGTCCCACATTCTACACCCTTGCCGGTGACTGGTATATCTGGCTGATATTTCTGGGAATTGCCGTTCTTCTGGCTTCCATCCTGATTTCCATGGGAGTTTCCATTTTCCGTTTCGGGAATGATTACTGA
- a CDS encoding trimeric intracellular cation channel family protein: MAVLTVFEYIAVLSFAVSGSIMAVRKHMDLYGSLILALMTAMGGGLIRDVMIGNIPPLVLSDASYLLVAAAASAIVYLLYERIETLQYPLRILDAVGLGIFTVLGSRLALDYGLPLYSAVMIGMISGTGGGMIRDLLAREVPLVLQRGIYAMAAFIGGSGYVLIVRVLEPSEQLEPWIALAIAFFIAIFRILSVYKDWHMPRAYHRHGG; the protein is encoded by the coding sequence ATGGCCGTTCTTACTGTTTTTGAATACATTGCAGTGCTCTCTTTCGCCGTTTCCGGCTCCATTATGGCGGTGCGAAAGCATATGGATCTGTACGGCAGTCTGATTCTGGCGCTGATGACGGCCATGGGAGGGGGGCTCATCCGGGATGTGATGATCGGAAATATTCCTCCCCTGGTGCTCAGCGATGCCAGTTACCTGCTTGTGGCCGCAGCCGCTTCCGCCATTGTGTACCTTCTTTATGAGCGGATAGAGACCCTGCAGTATCCCCTGCGTATTCTTGATGCGGTGGGGCTGGGTATTTTCACCGTGCTGGGTTCACGGCTGGCCCTTGATTACGGTTTGCCGCTGTACTCAGCCGTGATGATCGGCATGATCAGCGGTACCGGCGGGGGGATGATTCGGGATCTGCTGGCACGGGAGGTGCCTCTGGTGCTCCAGCGGGGAATCTATGCCATGGCTGCGTTTATCGGAGGTTCCGGGTACGTGCTGATTGTCCGTGTTCTTGAGCCCTCTGAACAGCTGGAGCCCTGGATTGCTCTGGCTATTGCGTTTTTTATTGCAATTTTCAGAATTCTTTCGGTATACAAAGACTGGCATATGCCCAGGGCGTATCACCGTCATGGAGGGTGA
- the lgt gene encoding prolipoprotein diacylglyceryl transferase produces MMLLQYPAWLRPEVIPGLPFRWYSIMYLVALLITYLLVIRQVKKQRLDSNSDDVLTMLIWIMIAALLVARIFATTVYDPTGKYLRRPWLIFWPFDANMNFTGFQGMSYFGGLLGAVAGMLLWARKYKKNILLWGDVIVHAFPLGYTFGRLGNFINGELYGRITASPLGMIFPAARRVSVKDPLAGRIIEQLEFPVSPDQVAVNLPRHPSQLYEALGEGIILWLLLWFVVRPRKPFHGFSVAVYLIGYGTARFIIEFFRELDPGFDFYTPLNLSLGQLFSLASVLGGTALMAVLYFRYKRRPKVETFDS; encoded by the coding sequence ATGATGTTACTGCAATACCCCGCATGGCTGCGCCCGGAGGTAATTCCCGGGCTGCCTTTCAGATGGTACAGCATTATGTATCTCGTCGCCCTGCTGATCACCTATCTGCTGGTGATCCGTCAGGTAAAGAAGCAGCGGCTCGACAGCAATTCAGACGATGTTTTGACCATGCTTATCTGGATCATGATCGCAGCTTTGCTGGTGGCCCGGATCTTTGCCACCACCGTATACGATCCCACAGGCAAGTATCTACGCAGACCCTGGCTCATTTTTTGGCCCTTCGATGCGAATATGAACTTCACCGGTTTCCAGGGGATGAGTTATTTCGGCGGCCTGCTGGGAGCGGTGGCGGGGATGCTGCTGTGGGCACGGAAATATAAAAAAAACATCCTGCTCTGGGGGGATGTAATCGTGCATGCCTTCCCACTGGGCTATACCTTCGGCAGATTGGGTAACTTCATAAACGGTGAATTATACGGCCGGATAACCGCTTCCCCCCTGGGAATGATATTTCCTGCGGCCAGGAGAGTGAGCGTGAAGGATCCGCTTGCGGGCCGGATCATAGAGCAGCTTGAATTTCCTGTATCCCCGGATCAGGTTGCCGTGAACCTTCCCCGTCATCCCAGCCAACTCTATGAGGCTCTTGGAGAGGGAATCATTCTCTGGCTGCTGCTGTGGTTCGTGGTACGACCCCGCAAACCGTTTCACGGATTCAGTGTGGCGGTGTATCTCATAGGATACGGAACGGCCCGCTTTATTATTGAATTTTTCCGGGAGCTCGATCCCGGCTTTGATTTTTACACTCCGCTGAATCTCAGCCTGGGACAGCTGTTCAGCCTGGCCTCGGTGCTGGGAGGTACAGCATTAATGGCAGTGCTCTATTTTCGCTACAAACGGCGCCCGAAGGTGGAAACCTTCGACAGCTGA
- a CDS encoding flagellar assembly protein A encodes MAKKERRIQGSPQLIIDDNKLQARIQFTKSSEGADWNGEKIVALLKEEGIRYGFKEDDISEQIKIAGEKSDKEVSFIAVKGDPATDMRAEEPEYASLEIPEELAGPISEKLQLSSSPDIQKKNVNKVKKQKTVQKKSPIPFMPAKEEVVSYTEEEVSFEKVYVDPTVESYSYVIGGQLIAQVHPVTPGVPGKDIFGDIIQPKSLPDPYFYNGENTTRTGSDIRADLSGIVRQGTNWTDVIPFSNHEWEIRLSEDKATCLLDFSPGDKLIPLPAYDEIRNRIEQLEYPMDTIMPEGEIANLLEHALEHQTPIKDKAISDSQDAHFEIMVSDDGLRAELQVRKGRGDGRPLVLKELGKAINASGVSIADRAQLKQDILDYYNSPELELHNYLLAEGKPPKEGAEQPVDWSARFLDEKEYLDLKKEIEENREALQTDEDGSSFPLDAIDALAYVENEQRIVTMGQAQKGEPGMDVYGKPIEGLPGKSVDFVLHDSVDRKDNIIITLRSGLLERAIVENVYHLRVRPRRDSRISIEANDSAMEAFISIDPGEGSGAVLTEQMIRDSIEAYGVVKGIDEKLLEDLIARSLQGEKIQDQVFARGLPPREGDSETVNFLISLADNEKVTIREDGSADFKTRNTMTRVSRDQAVARITPPKTEAVPGWDVYGRTLDADDGSGSTLEISDKFRREDQEDGTVILYATVDGELLNEKGKLDLLEVHTVQGNVGMETGNIKFPGTVQVAGNVESGFYVMSNDDIKIMGAVDRALLSAGGDILIQGGIKGGGKSLLRSKQNILAAFVEQATILSVKDMKIQKSVFRSNVKCNGKLMMGDKSSIIGGVVKVKEGLDVHNLGSERGIQTRIHFGQDYLVEDQIHVQEKEIKKIQIQIAEADATMKRLAKERNQQKLKEVFNKKTKLLKMMEKRNLHLFNLKERFEQHFESRLIVRGSLHNGVVLESHGREMEIIEEKKNVIIQFDTGLGRINIEENSSE; translated from the coding sequence ATGGCCAAAAAAGAGAGAAGAATACAGGGTTCCCCCCAACTCATTATTGATGATAACAAACTCCAGGCCAGGATCCAGTTTACCAAAAGCTCCGAAGGTGCCGACTGGAACGGTGAAAAAATTGTCGCACTTCTGAAAGAGGAAGGGATCCGCTACGGATTTAAAGAGGATGATATCTCCGAGCAGATAAAAATTGCCGGAGAAAAAAGCGACAAGGAAGTCAGTTTCATAGCCGTCAAAGGGGATCCTGCCACCGATATGAGGGCGGAGGAGCCTGAATACGCCAGTCTGGAAATACCCGAAGAACTCGCCGGTCCCATTTCTGAAAAACTGCAGCTGAGCAGTTCACCCGACATTCAAAAAAAGAATGTGAATAAAGTGAAAAAACAGAAGACCGTGCAGAAAAAGTCACCCATTCCATTCATGCCCGCCAAAGAAGAAGTGGTATCCTATACGGAAGAAGAGGTGAGCTTTGAAAAGGTGTATGTTGATCCCACAGTGGAATCCTATTCCTATGTGATCGGGGGTCAGCTGATCGCCCAGGTGCACCCGGTAACCCCCGGGGTTCCCGGCAAGGATATTTTCGGCGATATTATTCAACCGAAAAGTCTTCCCGACCCGTACTTCTATAACGGTGAAAATACCACCCGTACCGGCAGCGATATTCGGGCCGACCTCAGCGGAATTGTACGCCAGGGAACAAACTGGACTGATGTGATTCCCTTCAGTAATCATGAATGGGAAATCCGCCTCAGTGAGGATAAGGCAACCTGCCTCCTGGATTTTTCTCCAGGCGACAAGCTCATCCCCCTCCCGGCATATGATGAAATCCGCAACAGGATTGAGCAACTGGAATATCCCATGGACACCATCATGCCGGAAGGGGAAATCGCCAACCTCCTGGAACACGCTCTTGAACACCAGACACCCATTAAGGACAAAGCCATCAGCGACAGCCAGGATGCGCATTTTGAAATAATGGTCAGTGATGACGGACTCCGTGCGGAACTCCAGGTGCGGAAAGGCAGGGGAGACGGTCGCCCCCTGGTGCTTAAAGAGCTGGGCAAGGCCATTAATGCAAGCGGGGTTTCAATAGCAGACCGGGCACAGCTGAAACAGGATATTCTGGATTACTATAACTCTCCGGAACTGGAACTTCACAATTACCTGCTTGCCGAAGGAAAGCCGCCCAAGGAGGGTGCGGAGCAGCCTGTTGACTGGTCCGCCCGTTTCCTTGATGAAAAAGAATACCTGGATTTGAAAAAGGAAATTGAAGAGAACCGGGAAGCGCTCCAAACCGATGAAGACGGCAGTTCCTTTCCCCTGGATGCAATTGATGCCCTTGCGTATGTTGAGAATGAACAACGCATAGTCACCATGGGGCAGGCGCAAAAAGGCGAACCCGGTATGGATGTGTACGGCAAACCCATTGAAGGATTGCCGGGAAAGAGTGTTGATTTTGTACTCCACGATTCAGTTGACCGGAAAGATAATATCATTATTACCCTGAGATCCGGACTGCTTGAACGCGCCATTGTGGAAAACGTGTATCACCTCAGGGTACGTCCCCGAAGAGACAGCAGAATTTCCATAGAAGCGAATGATAGCGCAATGGAAGCTTTCATAAGCATCGATCCCGGTGAAGGCAGCGGGGCTGTCCTTACAGAACAAATGATACGGGACAGCATAGAGGCCTATGGAGTAGTCAAAGGGATTGATGAGAAGCTCCTGGAGGATCTGATTGCCCGCTCGCTCCAGGGGGAGAAGATCCAGGATCAGGTGTTCGCCCGGGGGCTGCCTCCCAGAGAAGGAGACAGCGAGACCGTGAATTTTCTCATCTCCCTTGCTGATAATGAAAAAGTAACAATCAGGGAGGACGGCAGCGCCGATTTTAAAACCCGAAATACCATGACACGGGTAAGCCGGGATCAGGCAGTCGCCCGCATCACCCCGCCGAAAACCGAAGCCGTCCCCGGCTGGGATGTATACGGCAGAACCCTGGATGCGGACGATGGGTCGGGATCGACCCTGGAGATCAGTGATAAATTCCGCCGGGAAGATCAGGAGGACGGTACCGTCATCCTCTATGCCACAGTTGACGGAGAACTTCTGAACGAAAAGGGCAAGCTGGATCTTCTGGAGGTTCACACGGTTCAGGGAAATGTGGGAATGGAAACCGGAAACATCAAATTTCCGGGAACCGTGCAGGTGGCAGGAAATGTGGAAAGCGGTTTTTATGTGATGTCCAATGATGATATCAAGATCATGGGAGCTGTTGACAGGGCCCTATTATCCGCCGGCGGAGATATTTTGATACAGGGCGGTATCAAAGGCGGCGGCAAATCCCTTCTCCGTTCCAAGCAGAACATCCTGGCCGCATTTGTGGAGCAGGCCACCATCCTTTCTGTGAAGGATATGAAAATACAGAAAAGCGTGTTCCGTTCAAATGTGAAATGCAACGGTAAACTGATGATGGGAGATAAAAGCAGCATTATCGGCGGTGTGGTGAAAGTGAAAGAGGGTCTGGATGTCCATAATCTGGGATCTGAACGGGGAATTCAAACCAGAATTCACTTCGGCCAGGATTATCTGGTTGAAGACCAGATTCACGTTCAGGAAAAGGAAATAAAAAAAATACAGATACAGATTGCAGAGGCGGATGCAACCATGAAACGCCTTGCAAAAGAGCGCAATCAACAGAAACTCAAGGAAGTTTTTAATAAGAAGACCAAACTGCTGAAGATGATGGAAAAGCGAAATCTCCATCTCTTTAATTTGAAAGAACGGTTCGAGCAGCATTTTGAATCCAGACTAATAGTCCGGGGCAGCCTTCACAATGGAGTTGTGCTGGAAAGCCACGGACGGGAAATGGAAATAATTGAAGAAAAAAAGAATGTGATCATTCAATTCGACACCGGCCTGGGCCGGATCAATATAGAAGAGAACAGCTCGGAGTAA
- a CDS encoding P-loop NTPase yields MHIVPIASGKGGVGKSLFTANLGIALAKAGKRVILIDLDLGGSNLHLILGIRRYKLSIGHFLNNGRMKLDELLVDSGYDGLRFIPGDAEVPGLANITAAQKNRIIRQLGKLDADYVLLDLGAGTHTNTIEFFLASRHGIIVTNPTPTALVNAYLFIKSTVFHLLNKAAARNSPGERYLKSIQKDADNMQRIYIMDLLRKLQDIDPECYDTFREKTGKFLPRLVLNMLEDPKDAEKVQKLRRSIQQYLGMDMEHLGVMYRDDVQDIALSSRLPIIIYKPRSVLSQAITRIADKLLQYEDMEDEELISFDDYDDSYENAENEAQIDYESRIEYIEELLHSGTLTTGDLVETVKSQQLEINALRRENTLLKKKLIQAADQGYDV; encoded by the coding sequence ATGCATATAGTACCAATAGCCAGTGGAAAAGGCGGGGTTGGAAAGTCACTTTTCACAGCCAATCTGGGCATCGCACTGGCCAAGGCAGGCAAACGGGTTATCCTCATCGATCTGGATCTTGGCGGTTCGAACCTCCACCTTATTCTGGGGATACGCAGGTACAAACTGAGTATCGGTCACTTTCTCAACAACGGGAGAATGAAGCTTGACGAACTGCTGGTGGACAGCGGATATGACGGTCTCAGATTCATACCCGGTGATGCAGAAGTTCCCGGCCTTGCAAATATCACCGCCGCACAAAAAAACCGCATCATCAGGCAGCTTGGAAAACTCGATGCGGACTATGTCCTGCTGGATCTGGGTGCGGGAACCCACACCAATACCATCGAGTTCTTCCTTGCGTCCCGGCACGGGATCATCGTAACCAACCCCACACCCACTGCGCTGGTGAATGCCTACCTTTTTATAAAAAGTACCGTGTTTCATCTGCTGAACAAGGCTGCAGCGAGGAATTCCCCGGGAGAACGTTATCTGAAAAGTATTCAGAAAGACGCCGACAACATGCAGCGCATTTACATTATGGATTTACTGCGAAAGCTGCAGGATATCGACCCCGAGTGCTACGATACTTTTCGGGAAAAAACCGGCAAATTTCTTCCCCGTCTGGTACTGAACATGCTGGAAGACCCCAAGGATGCCGAGAAGGTGCAGAAACTTCGGCGTTCCATTCAGCAGTATCTGGGAATGGACATGGAACACCTGGGAGTGATGTACCGTGATGATGTGCAGGATATCGCCCTGAGCAGCAGGCTGCCGATCATTATTTACAAACCCAGGTCGGTCCTTTCCCAGGCAATAACCCGTATTGCAGACAAGCTTCTCCAATATGAAGACATGGAAGATGAAGAGCTGATAAGCTTCGATGACTACGACGATTCATATGAAAATGCCGAAAATGAAGCACAAATAGATTACGAATCCAGAATTGAGTATATTGAGGAATTGCTCCACAGCGGTACGCTGACTACCGGTGATCTGGTAGAAACAGTGAAGTCACAGCAGCTGGAAATTAATGCTCTTCGGCGGGAAAACACCCTTTTGAAGAAAAAACTCATACAAGCTGCGGATCAGGGGTACGACGTATAG
- a CDS encoding S41 family peptidase yields the protein MKILSREKMYWFFTAVAGLSVTALLFFSPAVYGQDMSSFQEERLLRTFRQVFDFVQDNYVEEVDPDVLIEGAMKGMFESLDDPYSAYLDTEDMRSLTDTTSGEFGGVGLYINKVRPDEDRPQLQEWVEVVSPIEGTPAYRAGMRPRDLIIEIEGESTIEMSIDEVVDRLRGEPGSVVEITILRNMKNELNIELERAIIEIPTVRHAAIDDDIAYLRIIQFTPRTAEKVEEALRELKESGHREFILDLRTNPGGLLTSAVDTADLFFDDGLVVGTAGRVAGENQAFYARQGTVLDDTSKLIVVINEGTASAAEILAGALRDRDRAVVVGTTSYGKGSVQQVRSLGDGGFRLTMARYYTPDETFIDKVGIEPDITVEEPELTEKESEDLITIQQEDRIQEFLNQAGNNPGENRIRQFFNGLRNEGFEVNERLVRRLITLELEMRTNESAPYDLDYDLVLQEAVRILRENETRRIINSREESNSMSSRGNALPEPALQ from the coding sequence ATGAAAATTCTTTCACGGGAAAAAATGTATTGGTTTTTTACTGCGGTGGCCGGTCTTTCAGTGACGGCTCTTCTGTTTTTTTCACCCGCCGTATACGGGCAGGATATGAGCAGTTTTCAGGAAGAACGGCTTCTGCGTACATTCCGACAGGTTTTTGACTTTGTTCAGGATAATTATGTGGAAGAGGTTGATCCTGATGTGCTTATTGAAGGGGCGATGAAAGGGATGTTCGAGAGTCTGGACGATCCGTATTCCGCCTATCTTGACACCGAAGATATGAGAAGCCTCACCGATACCACCAGCGGTGAATTCGGCGGGGTAGGGCTGTATATCAACAAGGTGAGGCCTGACGAAGACCGTCCCCAGCTTCAGGAATGGGTGGAAGTGGTCAGTCCAATTGAGGGAACTCCTGCGTACCGGGCCGGAATGCGCCCCAGAGACCTGATAATCGAAATTGAAGGGGAATCCACCATCGAAATGAGCATAGATGAAGTGGTGGACAGATTAAGGGGAGAACCCGGATCTGTGGTGGAGATCACTATTCTCAGGAATATGAAAAATGAGCTGAACATTGAACTTGAACGGGCCATCATTGAAATTCCCACCGTGCGCCATGCAGCAATCGACGATGATATTGCATACCTGAGAATTATTCAGTTCACACCAAGGACGGCGGAGAAGGTGGAGGAAGCCCTTCGGGAATTGAAGGAAAGCGGTCACAGGGAGTTTATCCTGGACCTGCGAACCAATCCCGGCGGATTGCTCACCTCGGCTGTTGACACCGCAGACTTGTTTTTTGATGACGGACTGGTCGTGGGTACCGCCGGACGTGTCGCCGGGGAAAATCAGGCGTTTTATGCCCGCCAGGGCACCGTATTGGACGACACCTCGAAACTAATTGTTGTTATCAATGAAGGGACGGCCAGTGCTGCGGAAATTCTTGCCGGCGCTCTCAGAGACCGGGATCGTGCGGTGGTGGTGGGAACCACCAGTTACGGTAAAGGTTCGGTTCAGCAGGTGCGCAGTCTTGGTGACGGAGGATTTCGCCTCACCATGGCCAGGTACTACACTCCCGATGAAACGTTTATCGATAAAGTGGGAATCGAACCCGATATCACCGTGGAAGAACCGGAGCTGACCGAAAAGGAAAGTGAAGATCTCATCACCATACAACAGGAAGACCGCATACAGGAATTTCTGAACCAGGCTGGTAATAATCCCGGAGAGAACCGGATTCGTCAGTTTTTCAACGGCCTTCGGAATGAAGGCTTTGAAGTGAATGAACGGCTGGTACGCCGGCTGATCACCCTGGAACTGGAAATGCGAACAAATGAGAGTGCGCCATACGACCTGGATTATGATCTGGTTCTTCAGGAGGCGGTGAGGATTCTCCGGGAGAATGAAACCCGGCGGATTATCAATTCCCGGGAAGAATCCAATTCCATGTCATCCCGTGGTAACGCCCTTCCGGAACCGGCGCTTCAGTAA
- a CDS encoding RsmE family RNA methyltransferase, protein MKQFIVPQSLTALQPEDTIRLEGEDFHYLIRVRRLEPGAKIQIRDSAGSAALAEMHSVARDSLKLRILEFTAETGPGESRHRDGNKDRSVTGIPDLHLILGMPKGKKTDLILRQAGELGVSGITLVPSRNSQVKMTEAEFGKKAERWEKILREAVQQSNAPRLPLLNYVGDMNQACSRVREADDRVALGLFLHQVPLGIESLHNLLSDYSRIASPSAPPRHIYLAVGPEGGFSTDECEEMQKMAFHPVFLGDTILRTETAALYALAAVRTILLEGYSWQLKEPSAADQDW, encoded by the coding sequence ATGAAACAATTTATTGTTCCACAGTCATTAACCGCCCTCCAGCCGGAAGACACAATCCGTCTGGAGGGTGAAGATTTTCACTACCTCATACGAGTCAGGCGGCTTGAGCCGGGAGCGAAAATTCAGATCAGGGATTCAGCCGGCTCGGCGGCTTTGGCTGAAATGCACTCTGTAGCCCGGGACAGCCTGAAACTGCGCATTCTGGAGTTCACAGCTGAAACGGGGCCGGGAGAGAGCCGGCATCGGGACGGCAACAAAGACAGAAGCGTAACCGGTATTCCAGATCTCCATCTGATTCTGGGAATGCCGAAGGGCAAGAAGACCGATCTGATTCTCAGACAGGCCGGGGAACTGGGGGTATCCGGAATCACCCTGGTTCCCAGCCGGAATTCACAGGTAAAAATGACAGAAGCTGAATTCGGCAAAAAGGCAGAGCGCTGGGAGAAAATCCTCAGGGAGGCGGTGCAGCAATCCAATGCGCCACGGCTGCCCCTCCTGAATTATGTCGGCGACATGAATCAGGCCTGCAGCCGCGTCCGGGAGGCGGACGACCGGGTGGCTCTGGGACTGTTTCTTCACCAGGTCCCTCTGGGCATAGAAAGTCTTCATAATCTGCTATCGGATTATTCCCGGATTGCTTCCCCTTCAGCCCCGCCCCGGCATATCTACCTTGCGGTGGGACCGGAAGGAGGGTTCAGCACAGATGAATGTGAAGAAATGCAGAAGATGGCTTTTCACCCGGTATTTCTTGGTGATACCATTCTACGAACCGAGACCGCAGCCCTGTATGCCCTTGCCGCGGTACGCACGATTTTACTGGAGGGATATTCTTGGCAACTGAAAGAACCGTCAGCGGCAGATCAGGATTGGTAA